The nucleotide window CGATGGCACCAATCTCAGTGTATGCGCCCGTTGCGAAAACAATGCCCTTAGCGCGACCTTTGGTGACGCTGGACGAACTGTAGGCGACGTTGAGACGGTCTCCAGGACCAGTCTTTTCGTCGAAAGTGGCATCTTCTTGTTTGCGGACGGGGAGGGATTCTCCGGTGAGCAACGCTTCATCAGTCTCAAAGTTGACGGCTTCAAATACTCTGGAATATCGTTAGTCATTACTCTTAATGTACCCACGAGGTACTCGGGTGGAATTACTTACCTCATATCAGCGGGAATGGTGTCTCCGACCTTGACTTCGATGACATCGCCGGGTACGACTTCAGCCGATGGGACAGTGACCTGTTGGCCACTTCGAATCAAGCGTGCAGTAGGCGAACTGAGATTGCGCAGGGAGTCCATGGTCTTTTCGGCCGACCACTCCTGGAAGAAACCGACGACGATGTTGAGGCCAATAACGAAGGCGACGACGCCACCTTCGATCCACGATTTGATACCGAAACTGACAGCCATGGCGAGAATCAAAACCAAGGTCATGGCGTTGGCGACTTGAGCGATGAGAATCTTGATTGGAGATACGCTCTCAGCTTCTCCGAGTTCGTTGGAGCCATACTCCTCCACACGGCGCTTGGCCTCTGCATCTGAGAGACCAGACCACTCTTCGGTCTTCAATTCGTCAACGACTTGTTGGAGTGTGAGACTGTGTGCGGGTTTCGACATTGGTTTGTTGGCTTGGCCACTGACGTGCCCTTCAAGGGCATTTGCTTTCTTCGCCATGATGGCGGTGTGTTGTTGTGTTCAAAAAGAGGTGTTGTATTCGGCAAGGTGTTGTAGTATGTTTGTTTGTGTAACGGCAAAACTCAAGGTAGTGGTCAACGCTCGAGTTTTCTGCGAATGCGCGTCCCGCGGGCTGGTGCCACGTGGACAAATTTGGTGGATTGGGTGTTGATTGTGGTATTCATAGAGTACTTCAGCACGGGGTATGGGACAGACTCCTCCAGAATTACGCCGTGATTGGCGAGTTGGTGGGTTGCTCGGGGTGGGTAGGAGACACGAGAGTGGTGGGAAAGAGCTGGGAAGCAAACTTCAAGTGGAAGAGCAAAAGACCGACAAGAGGTAGCGATGAGGAAGAGCAGTTGAAAGGGACCTGGAGTTTCTATATGAATTATTCAGGTGGTGGGGAAGACGGTGTAGTCAAGTCAGTCAAGGCGTGTTGCGGAGACGTGCCAAGCGTCACGAGTTCTTGCCAAGTGCGATAGCGATGGCGAGGGCCAAGCAAAAAGGCAAACTTTTCTCCACTCTTGGCCGTGAAAGTGGCCATTGAGTGCGCGTCACGTTACCGGGGCCATCGGTGGTGGAGCGGATATACGGCACGCTCGCCCTTGGCAAGCCTCAGGATCTTCCCCAACCTGCCTTTTCGACTGACCCGGTGCAGACTTTTCGTTTCAACAAGCCAGTGGAGCAAACCATTGGCGTCTCGTACGCTCAAGCTTCTCCTTAGCGAGCTCAAGCATTATCCAGAGCTGCCGTGAGTGGTTGCTCAGCAGCCAGTTTGCAGGCACAACACGTCTTGGCGGCGTCGAGGCTCCGCCAAATATCCCGGCGCACGGTCCTCGTGGTGAACGAGAACGTGGAGAAAACTCTGGAGGCTATTCCTCGCGAACGACACGCTATCAGTGTGCATGCTTGGCTGTTTTGTTGGTCATGGAAAGCGCTCCGTGGATGACGTCGTTGGTTTAGCGCAAACGGCTACAATAGCAGCCGCTCAGCTCATTGACACTGAGCCGAGGGCGATTGATCAAACACCAGCTTCAGCCACTGACCGCTTGCTGCATACGTATACGTACGCACGTCAAGAATGTCGTCTTCTGATGCAGCTCCGTTCCTGCAGTACCATGAGCCCGAAAGTAAGCGACCCGCATTCCCCACACCATTGGCATGAAACCAGCCATCATTTTCACTAACCCAGCCAAGTCGTCGACATCCTGATCCTGGTGTCTTTCTTCACCTTCTTATGGATATCTGAATACGTTTCGGCCAAGCTGCTCCGCGCCGGCATCATTGGTCCCGTTGTCGTAGGGATCATCTACGGGGAGCCGTTGGCGAACCTACTGCACCGCGATTGGGCCGGTAAGCATCCTGGACAGCGGGAAAAAACAACCACATGCGACATTTACTGACTCTGCACCCCGGCTACTAGAGACATTCTTGTATCTTGGCTATATCGGCCTCGTCTTGATTATCTTTGAAGGCGGCCTGAGTACGCGTCTAGATCTACTCAAGGCCAACTTTACCTTGTCCATCTGTGGAGCGGCAACTGGTGTACTGTGTCCAATCGGTTTCAGCTATCTCTTGTTGTACCTTGGCTTCGGCTATGGCGCTGTCGAGACGTTTATCATCGGCGCCGCGTTGAGTGCAACGAGTCTAGGCACCACCTTTGCCGTTATCGCGGGCGCTTCCAAGGACGTGGATTTGAGTCAAACAAAAGTCGGCGCCGTCCTGGTCAGCGCCGCGGTTATTGACGATGTCACGGGACTCGTCATGTCGAGCGTCATTCACGACCTGGGAAGTATTGCGGATGGTGGCAATGTCAACCTGGGATGGCTAATCGGACGACCCATCGTGGCTTCAGCTGCCATGGCCATTCTCACACCCGTTCTCACAAAATGGGTGTTTGCTCCTCTGTTCCGAAGGTACATTGAAAAGCACTTTCACCGATTCGATCACATATCCAACATCATGCTTATGATTTTTGTCCTGTCCGCCTTCATCTCAATTGCAGCCTACGCAGGGACCTCGATCCTTTTCGGTGCCTTTCTTGCAGGTGCCTTCCTGACCTACCTCCCTTCTACGCATCCAGAAGGTCCGTTTGTGGTCATGTCACGAGAAGAAGGCGAGCGCTCAAAAGACAAGTCTCCGACTTTTGTTCACACGTTCGAATGCTACTGTTTAGACGCACAGCAATACGTCCTCGCACCTCTCTTTTTCGCTAGCATAGGCTTCGCGATCCCCTTTCTGGATCTATGGACTGGAGAAGCTATCTGGAAGGGCGTGGTATACACATTACTCATGCTCGCTGGCAAGGCTATTGTGGGATTATGGATTCCACTCTGGGCAACCATCCAGCATGACCCCAAGAAAGCTCGGGAATCTCAGCAAGATTCCGTCGCTGAGAACGGCCAACCCTTGGAGAAAGTGCATTCCTCACCTTACTCACCCACCCGCAAAGCAGCCCTCCAATCCGCAACATCTCCAGCCATTCTACTCGGCATGGCCATGGTAGCCCGCGGCGAAATCGGCCTCTTGATTGTAGAAATTGGATACAACAACACGCCCTATGTCACGTCCGAGGGCTTTCTAACCGCCATCTGGGCTATTCTACTAAACACTATTATCGGGCCCGTATGTGTCGGACTTGTAATCAAGTACAAGGGTGAGAAGATTGGCAAGGGCCCATGGGGACTTGTCCCGGGTCCTAACCAAGCGATTGAGGAGGAGATGGGGAGGAGGAGGGAATCGAGAATGGAGGCACAGATGCAGGAAGAAGGTGAAGCCAGGATGGATGCGCACAGGAAGAGTCTAGCAGGGGGGTTGTAAGACGGACATGCAGTGGTGAGGACACAAATGCTGCACACAGAGGTAAAATGCTATAGTATAATGTATGAACATATATGAAGTAGATGATCTGAAACAGCCTATCAAAAATGTCATTCCAAGTAGTTCACATGATGGTTTTCTGCGCAGGCTAGACTGTCCGCATAATGTGGAGATCCTCTGCCTTCCTATCTCAGATATTGTAAGTGAGGGACCTCCACATCGATCCCCGGCTAAAGAATTGCTTGTTTTCTTACACCGGTCCGCCAAAAGCAAGATCCATGTAGTTTCCGGAAAAGGCAAGTAGAGGTCTAGACTTTGCAGTTGAAACGGCGAGATGACGCAAGAAAAAAAGCCGTTGCATTTGCCACTGCGATATTCCGCATACTAGCGCGACTGTCAGAACGGGCCATTCTGCTAAAGAATTGACGACATGGCATCGTGTCACTCGAAGACAAAAACTCTAAAGTGTGGAGTATCAAGTGCCATAGCGCAGAGTAACCCCGACACCGATCCCGCTGCTAGTAGGTAGCGTAAGAACCCTTATGACATTAGCAACCCACCCATCTATTATCGTCAACATCTTCACAATGTCTCTTGCTTAAACCTCTAACCCTAGCCTCTCCGAAGATTCAACTCACCAACTTAGTGAAGAGAAACGAACTAACCTATTCCACACAGATAATTCCCAACCATCTCTACCTAACAGCCCTAGATTAAGATCCTATAAATTATGTTTTCATATTTGTTCGCCCTTAACTGCGGAGGTTTGAGTAAGGCAGGGAGGGTTAAATTGGGGATGCTCAAACGACATCTGCCATTTTATCACTAAATACTAAGTTGGACGCAATGGCGTGTTGGACCGCATGCTGGTTGAGCAGACTTTTTCGACACTTGTCCTCGTTGCAAAACTCGTCAACGTAGCCCGCTATCGTTATTCGCTCCTGGTGGTTAATGTGGGCAGCAGCTCAGGTGATGGCAAGAGGCATACAGCCAAGCGTACACAGCAGATGTACTAACTAAAACTTCACGGACTCTTGTAACAGCCTTTAGTACGATATCAGACATGCATAATCTCAACCCCACGGTTCTAAAGCCACGGCGCCGCCTTCTCGCTCGTCAGCGTCTTGCCGTTCCAAGCGTGCCACATCCACTCATTCTCCTTATTCCATGTGCGGCTTAGACCTGAGCGCTGGCGCTCGGTTTCGAGCCAGGCTTGTGCAGAAAACCCGGAACTGAGCGGCGAGAGGAGCGAGCCTATGGGCGATGCGAGGGGCGTTGGAAGAGTGGGAGATAGCGGATAAGATCAGGCGCGCTTCATTGGAGTAGCATCGGGCGAAGGAGTGTCAGCTTTAACAGCGGATTCACTATTTCGGCGGCTTGGAGTAATAAAGTCCTGAAGTCAGTCACGGTCGGTCTTGCGCTTCTCAGGAGTCTGCGGACGTTTCCTTGCCGCGGCAGCAGAGAAGAGCGCACAATCGGCGGCGGTAATGAAGCCACGAGCATCTGCCGGGCAGACGTGAGGACAGCGCAGGGTAATTCTTCGGTCAGTCTTGCACGTAAGAAATGTCAACGCTCACCACCGTAGGGTGCAATTCGCGATTGTGATAAAGGTGCTCGAGCTCAGGCGAATCCTCTCACAAGTGCGCGACGAGCCGCATGCCGCCGTAGTCGCCAATCGGCCTAGGAACAAAGACGATACGGGCTATCACCACGGTATTTACCAGACACGAATACAAGATGGATGCAGCATAAATAAGTCAGATTAGGAACAGCATGACTTGCTGAGCATCAAAGAAGTAACTTAACATGCGAGACTAGTAAGATGCGCGAAACAGTAAGCTGTGCACCTCAAAAACCACAATGTTGCCATCAAGACCATGCTTCCGCATAGTGGCATCTAGAATTTGCATCGAGTTCTGTTTTTTCCTTAGGAAGGTCATAGTTGAATACCGGTATACCGTCAGCGTCGTCTTGGACCCTAGTGTATCCCTCCCTAGCAAATTTTTTACAAGATTCAATCCAGTCTTTGCCTTCAATCCAATGGAAAGGTCTACGTTCGCACTAAGAAGGTTAGAAGATACCGTACACATATGAAACTAGTGTAACCTACACGACCAGTCGCTTTATTGTATCTTCCCTATAGAAATTAGTATGCTAGAATACTTAGAGTTTAGTAGATACTTACATGTTTCGCGAAATCCAAGGTGCAGGCGTTGTACGTCAACTCCCAATTGTATTCATAGACGCCAAATATGTTCTGACGATGACAGTCGCATTCTTGGTAATTGTCCGCGACAACGACAGGCAGGATAAACGGTATAGCGAAAACAAAAAAACGCATCATAGTGGGATAGTTTCGTAAATAAACTTTCTAAGATAGTCTGTAGTGTAGCAGAGTAACGGAGAAAGTCTATCTCTTTATATTATGTTCTCTGGTACATATCTACGAGAGAATACTGATAAGCATGAAATTTCTTCGAATGTCTCGGGCCGGATCTGATGTTGGATCGAAGCCATCTAGACGAACCACGTACGTGTAGCCTAAGAACTTTATCTTGGCGCCGGGATGTAGGTTACATACCTCTTAACTATGACTGGTTTGGAGTTCGGTTGTAAGCTGACACACCACGAGGTCAGTGACATAATTCTAACCCGATATCTATACAATCTACCGGGAAACGTCAGCGACCACCCCCATAAGCCTAAAACGTCGATACCGCCGGCGACTATTTCGCCATTGTATCAGTATGAGAGCTACATTAAAAACGGGTGTATCGTAAATCTTGGCTGCTAACAAAAACTTCGTCCAATCTCTGGCTCCAGGTATCATCAAAACTGCCCAAAAACGCCTATTTCTCTATGTCCAGGGCCTCCAAACGGGCCGTTTTCGGCTTATGGGGCTGTTCGTCAACTTCTCCCCAATCTACCCTGTAAGCTGGACCAACCCAAATCGATCCGACCTGGACCAACCCTAAACCATCGATAGCGTGTAAAAGCTGGGTTGGGTGGTGCCGGAGCCTTGGTATCTTACAAAAATCTCGGGAGGTGCTGTGGCACCGGGATCGCAGGGCTATAAGATCGCTCGCCATGATGTTTGTTGTAGAGCAGTAGAACTTTAGGTATCTTCAGCTCTAAAGATATATTCCCTAGTAACTCGTCAGTAGTAACAATAGTACTAACTATACACTTTGACAAGAAACTTTGTATACCTAAGCACTGCTCACACATTCCCCGCATCTTCTCTCTATATCCCGAAACTATATCTACCTCACATAGTTACACTGGGTTTCGCTGTCCCAACACTGCATTAGTTCTCTAGATACACCGCATCTTAGCAGCCGTTAATCTAACAACGCTACCTGCAACCCCCTACATACTGCAACACAAGCTATAAACGATATTTTATGAAAGAATACATATAGGAGAAGTTACGTGCATCGTTTGATGACAAGAAAGAGCAATTGAAGAAAGAAAGGGGAGGTATCATAGCACAGGTCCGTTATAGCCCGTGTGGTAAGTACGGTATTAGTGGTTCTATGCGAGATTTCGACAGGTTGATTTGGGTATATCA belongs to Pyrenophora tritici-repentis strain M4 chromosome 10, whole genome shotgun sequence and includes:
- a CDS encoding KefB, Kef-type K+ transport system, membrane component, whose translation is MSSSDAAPFLQYHEPEIVDILILVSFFTFLWISEYVSAKLLRAGIIGPVVVGIIYGEPLANLLHRDWAETFLYLGYIGLVLIIFEGGLSTRLDLLKANFTLSICGAATGVLCPIGFSYLLLYLGFGYGAVETFIIGAALSATSLGTTFAVIAGASKDVDLSQTKVGAVLVSAAVIDDVTGLVMSSVIHDLGSIADGGNVNLGWLIGRPIVASAAMAILTPVLTKWVFAPLFRRYIEKHFHRFDHISNIMLMIFVLSAFISIAAYAGTSILFGAFLAGAFLTYLPSTHPEGPFVVMSREEGERSKDKSPTFVHTFECYCLDAQQYVLAPLFFASIGFAIPFLDLWTGEAIWKGVVYTLLMLAGKAIVGLWIPLWATIQHDPKKARESQQDSVAENGQPLEKVHSSPYSPTRKAALQSATSPAILLGMAMVARGEIGLLIVEIGYNNTPYVTSEGFLTAIWAILLNTIIGPIIPNHLYLTALD